The Methanohalophilus levihalophilus genome has a segment encoding these proteins:
- a CDS encoding chorismate mutase produces MTLDDIRHKIASIDEQIIELLAQRVALAEDVLRYKHQENMSINDENQNTVVIERSNALATEHNLDTAAVKEIFEILIRMNIERQHELSGEGNLP; encoded by the coding sequence ATGACATTAGATGACATCCGCCACAAGATTGCGAGTATTGATGAGCAGATAATCGAGCTGTTAGCCCAGAGAGTTGCACTGGCTGAAGATGTCCTGCGTTACAAGCATCAAGAAAACATGTCAATTAATGATGAGAACCAGAACACAGTTGTAATTGAGCGCTCAAATGCTCTGGCAACAGAGCACAATCTCGATACGGCTGCAGTAAAAGAGATTTTTGAAATTCTTATCAGGATGAATATTGAAAGACAGCATGAATTAAGTGGTGAAGGAAACTTACCCTAA
- the purE gene encoding 5-(carboxyamino)imidazole ribonucleotide mutase → MVDIAVIMGSESDRAIANRVTNVLENTDYSFEVKVISAHRNPDELDEYVNASDATVFITIAGLSAALPGVVASKTKKPVVGVPVGAKLGGLDALLSIAQMPPGVPVATVGIDNGANAAHLAIRILEAAR, encoded by the coding sequence ATGGTTGATATTGCAGTGATAATGGGCTCTGAATCAGACAGGGCAATTGCAAACCGTGTGACGAATGTTCTGGAAAATACTGATTATTCATTTGAAGTCAAGGTTATTTCCGCTCACCGTAACCCTGACGAACTTGACGAATATGTGAATGCCAGTGATGCTACTGTTTTCATAACAATTGCAGGCCTTTCTGCAGCTCTTCCCGGAGTAGTTGCTTCAAAGACCAAAAAACCTGTAGTTGGTGTGCCTGTAGGTGCCAAACTTGGCGGTCTGGACGCTTTGCTTTCAATTGCACAGATGCCTCCCGGGGTACCTGTAGCAACAGTTGGTATTGACAACGGTGCAAATGCTGCACACCTTGCCATCAGGATACTGGAAGCTGCCAGATAA
- a CDS encoding shikimate kinase, which translates to MTVVGYGEALGAGTIINAIATLKGAAFGVDMKTRSKVELSHGSGGIKGVAEGVPDADTKLIELAVQKTLKQFGLKMEGIVSTQSEIPMASGLKSSSAAANATVLATLDAIGETMEPLDAVNLGVDAAKEAGVTITGAFDDACASFFGGVVVTDNSNNTLLERVKRKDEVLILVPDRQVFSSKTDVLRSKAIAPWIEMAYDLALAGEYEKAMTLNGMLYCGALGFDTKPLMIALDCGIHGVSLSGTGPSYVALMEGNDSTRLENAWKKYDPAGKMIKTEINNVGALTIV; encoded by the coding sequence ATGACAGTAGTAGGCTATGGAGAAGCACTTGGTGCCGGCACAATCATTAATGCTATTGCAACACTAAAAGGTGCTGCTTTTGGAGTAGATATGAAAACACGTTCAAAGGTTGAGTTATCCCATGGCTCCGGTGGTATCAAGGGAGTGGCGGAAGGAGTACCGGATGCCGATACGAAGCTTATTGAACTGGCAGTCCAGAAAACGTTAAAGCAATTTGGCCTGAAAATGGAAGGCATAGTGAGTACCCAAAGCGAGATTCCAATGGCCAGCGGGCTAAAAAGCAGCAGTGCAGCAGCCAATGCAACTGTTTTGGCGACCCTTGATGCAATTGGTGAAACCATGGAGCCCCTTGATGCAGTGAATCTCGGAGTGGACGCTGCAAAAGAGGCAGGGGTTACAATAACCGGTGCTTTTGATGATGCATGTGCCTCCTTTTTTGGCGGGGTTGTGGTAACTGATAACAGCAACAATACATTGCTTGAAAGAGTTAAAAGAAAAGACGAAGTCTTGATCCTTGTACCTGACAGGCAGGTTTTCAGCAGCAAGACGGATGTATTGCGCTCAAAGGCAATTGCTCCGTGGATTGAGATGGCTTACGATCTTGCTCTTGCTGGTGAATATGAAAAAGCTATGACTTTAAATGGGATGCTTTATTGTGGTGCACTTGGCTTTGATACAAAACCTTTGATGATTGCTCTTGATTGTGGAATCCATGGTGTGAGCCTTTCAGGTACAGGTCCGTCTTATGTTGCTCTAATGGAAGGTAATGATTCTACCAGGCTGGAAAATGCATGGAAAAAATATGACCCTGCCGGAAAGATGATAAAGACGGAAATCAATAATGTGGGAGCACTGACAATCGTATAA
- a CDS encoding RAD55 family ATPase: MERISTGIEALDREIEGGLPKNKGFLVTGTAGSGKTIFGMHVISRACEDGKKCLMLATEETSADIVAEAEIFGFDFSRYMEEETLTIKKILEIRSKTTTAASNLISGLSVSEIDIMGISDLVPDNIDVLVIDNIGVFALGMTPRDFRNQFDTLNLILAEKKITVIYVLDMAANEMTQHVADYSTYGSFHFLVKENPYTSKMERFIFIPKMRGTNIPLDLSKFVINSEGICVLGSGE; encoded by the coding sequence ATGGAAAGGATTTCAACTGGTATTGAAGCACTTGACAGGGAAATTGAAGGCGGATTGCCGAAAAACAAGGGCTTTTTAGTTACCGGTACCGCCGGCTCCGGAAAGACTATTTTTGGAATGCATGTGATTAGCAGAGCCTGCGAAGACGGTAAGAAATGTCTAATGCTGGCAACCGAAGAAACAAGTGCGGACATAGTAGCAGAGGCTGAAATCTTTGGTTTTGATTTTTCACGTTATATGGAAGAGGAAACACTGACAATTAAAAAAATCCTTGAAATCAGAAGTAAAACCACAACCGCAGCTTCAAACCTTATAAGTGGACTAAGTGTCAGCGAAATAGATATCATGGGAATATCTGACCTTGTTCCGGATAATATTGACGTATTGGTAATTGACAATATAGGAGTATTTGCACTTGGAATGACACCTCGTGATTTCAGGAATCAATTCGATACCCTTAACCTGATATTGGCAGAAAAAAAGATTACTGTAATTTATGTTCTTGACATGGCTGCAAATGAGATGACACAACATGTAGCGGATTATTCAACATACGGATCATTTCATTTCCTTGTAAAAGAAAATCCCTATACCTCAAAAATGGAAAGATTTATCTTCATACCTAAAATGAGGGGTACGAATATTCCCCTTGATCTTAGCAAATTTGTGATAAATTCGGAAGGTATTTGCGTCCTTGGATCTGGTGAATAA
- a CDS encoding methanogen output domain 1-containing protein, which yields MERASVLAVDDEPQNLELLEAYLIRECDVIFASNGEEALQKVQDENIDLILLDIMMPGMDGYEVCQKIKENEDNPYIPIIMITALSEKDDLIKGLESGAEEFLTKPVNKLELQTRVRSFLKLKRYHDEILRDRNKLEIQNQVREILTAIIPSLLATVPVEQKKVVMRQMLDMVEKNILHRYHEENNVINADNIGEIGCEILSEIGGNYYTEKIDGNFVRLQAHKCPWGDEAKINPIMCNLTAGILSRLLSRSNIEGDIKVRQTLGNRDEKCCLDLCFGK from the coding sequence ATGGAGAGAGCTTCTGTCCTTGCGGTGGACGATGAGCCACAAAATCTGGAATTACTGGAAGCATATCTCATCAGGGAATGCGATGTTATTTTCGCTTCAAATGGCGAGGAAGCACTCCAAAAAGTACAGGACGAAAACATTGACCTTATTCTCCTCGACATAATGATGCCTGGCATGGATGGATATGAAGTTTGCCAGAAAATCAAAGAAAATGAGGACAATCCATACATCCCAATTATCATGATTACTGCCCTTTCCGAAAAGGATGACCTCATTAAAGGTTTGGAAAGCGGAGCCGAGGAATTCCTGACAAAGCCTGTAAATAAGCTGGAACTCCAGACCAGGGTTCGATCTTTCCTGAAGCTTAAAAGATACCACGACGAGATACTCCGGGACAGGAACAAACTTGAAATACAGAATCAAGTTCGTGAAATCCTAACTGCCATAATCCCATCATTACTTGCAACAGTTCCGGTTGAGCAAAAAAAAGTAGTGATGAGACAAATGCTCGATATGGTAGAAAAAAATATTTTGCATCGTTATCACGAAGAGAACAATGTGATAAATGCAGATAATATTGGAGAAATAGGCTGTGAGATCCTCAGTGAGATTGGAGGAAATTATTACACCGAAAAAATCGATGGCAATTTCGTGAGATTACAGGCACATAAATGCCCATGGGGAGACGAAGCTAAAATCAATCCAATCATGTGTAATCTTACTGCCGGTATTCTCTCAAGGTTACTCAGCAGGTCAAACATTGAAGGCGATATAAAAGTAAGGCAGACCCTAGGCAACAGGGACGAAAAATGTTGCCTGGATCTTTGCTTTGGAAAATAA